From the Bacillota bacterium genome, one window contains:
- a CDS encoding shikimate dehydrogenase, which yields MKDVADVAVANVSANSKVVVLLGWPARSSLSPAMQEAGFRAVGLDWRYVPIDIPPGRLDMARAVLGSPSVVGANVTIPHKEAAIALVDALTPRARAAGALNTIVKREDRTMLGDNTDGAGLIRALAAKGVSPQGRKVVLFGAGGAARGVAAALVQAGATRLVIFNRSLDRAARVADIALAASGGKLRAEVRPWFRDYDEPSLLLGAMDGAGIVVNATPVTSAPGSSPVPNEILHMLSPCPDCVVCDMVYRPAMTGLLRQGEALGLRVVSGLEILLHQGIPAFEAWTGHAAPRAVMEAALQAAAAGAGGAAVADAAAAARTAAADAASPGGELLERNSVHDGR from the coding sequence TTGAAGGACGTAGCTGACGTGGCAGTGGCGAACGTATCGGCGAACAGCAAGGTAGTAGTCCTTCTGGGCTGGCCCGCGCGGTCCAGTCTCTCACCGGCCATGCAGGAGGCGGGTTTCAGAGCCGTGGGGTTGGACTGGCGCTATGTACCGATCGACATTCCGCCCGGCCGCTTGGACATGGCACGCGCGGTCCTGGGGTCCCCATCGGTCGTCGGTGCGAACGTCACCATACCACATAAGGAGGCGGCCATCGCCCTGGTCGATGCCTTGACCCCCAGGGCACGTGCGGCCGGTGCGCTCAACACCATCGTCAAGCGCGAAGACCGCACCATGCTCGGCGACAACACCGACGGCGCGGGCCTCATCCGCGCTCTTGCGGCGAAGGGAGTGAGCCCGCAGGGCCGCAAAGTCGTGCTGTTCGGGGCGGGAGGCGCCGCGAGAGGCGTCGCCGCTGCGCTCGTTCAGGCGGGCGCCACTAGACTCGTCATATTCAACCGCAGCCTGGACCGGGCCGCCCGCGTGGCGGACATCGCGCTCGCGGCAAGCGGTGGGAAGCTCCGCGCCGAGGTTCGTCCGTGGTTTCGGGACTACGATGAGCCCAGCCTTCTTCTCGGCGCAATGGACGGGGCTGGGATCGTGGTGAACGCCACGCCCGTGACGAGCGCCCCAGGATCAAGCCCCGTGCCCAACGAGATCCTCCACATGCTCTCGCCGTGCCCGGACTGTGTTGTCTGCGACATGGTGTATAGACCCGCGATGACCGGCCTCCTCCGGCAAGGGGAGGCGCTTGGCCTTCGAGTCGTGTCGGGGCTTGAGATCCTCCTCCACCAGGGGATCCCGGCCTTTGAGGCGTGGACGGGGCACGCGGCTCCACGCGCGGTGATGGAGGCTGCGTTACAGGCGGCAGCCGCGGGCGCTGGAGGAGCTGCGGTCGCGGACGCAGCCGCAGCGGCGCGGACCGCAGCGGCGGACGCGGCCAGCCCGGGAGGTGAGCTGCTTGAGCGCAATTCGGTTCATGACGGGCGGTGA
- a CDS encoding 3-phosphoshikimate 1-carboxyvinyltransferase: MSIQLDRTDTTRSQHEEPAASGESRRFDRSPDGQIGTGPSPRELRVEGGDVVLRGAFEPPGDKSIAHRAAMLAAVCEGTSRVRNYPSGLDCASTLRCLRSLGVDVRREGDSLIVSGRGLRGLAEPADVLDAGNSGTTMRLLSGILAGQDGLFVVTGDESLRRRPMARIARPLRAMGAWVDGRAGGGLAPLVIRGAGDAGLRALEHVLSVASAQVKSCILLAGLYADGETTVVEPAESRDHTERLLQFAGVPVRARQRPGGAVGSSGDRGGHRGQGQGHGSGAREVSVCGGHPPHPFELAVPGDPSSAAFLLAAAAALPGSSVTAMSVCANPTRLGFIRVLAEMGASVTLEPLDLGGPEPVAHIRVEHSGRLVGAHVPHSAVPSMIDEIPIFAVLACVASSPSSISGIAELRVKETDRVAAVIGELSKMGAHITEDEDSLHIHPSRLRGARVSARGDHRMAMALAVAGLLASGTTVVEGWESARVSYPGFLDALVSLGAGGAAREDTPAT, encoded by the coding sequence ATGTCGATCCAGCTGGACCGCACTGACACGACACGATCGCAGCATGAAGAGCCAGCCGCGAGCGGGGAGTCGCGGCGGTTCGATCGCTCACCTGATGGCCAAATCGGGACTGGGCCATCACCGCGGGAGCTGCGCGTCGAGGGTGGAGATGTTGTCTTACGCGGCGCTTTCGAGCCCCCTGGGGACAAGTCGATCGCCCATCGCGCCGCCATGTTGGCCGCCGTTTGCGAAGGCACCTCGCGGGTGCGCAACTACCCTTCGGGCCTGGATTGCGCCTCCACGCTGAGATGCCTACGGTCGCTCGGTGTTGATGTGCGCCGCGAGGGTGATTCGCTCATCGTGTCCGGGCGAGGCCTCCGGGGTCTAGCGGAGCCCGCCGACGTCCTCGATGCAGGCAACTCAGGCACCACGATGAGGCTTCTCTCAGGCATCCTTGCGGGCCAGGACGGCCTCTTCGTTGTGACGGGGGACGAGTCCCTCAGGCGGCGGCCCATGGCAAGGATCGCGCGCCCGCTCCGCGCCATGGGCGCATGGGTGGATGGACGCGCCGGAGGCGGCCTTGCGCCGCTAGTCATAAGGGGCGCAGGAGACGCCGGTTTGCGTGCGCTCGAACATGTCTTGTCCGTCGCGAGCGCCCAGGTGAAATCGTGCATTCTCCTCGCGGGTCTTTACGCCGACGGCGAGACCACCGTGGTCGAGCCCGCAGAGTCCCGCGACCACACCGAGCGGCTGTTGCAGTTCGCAGGCGTGCCGGTTAGGGCGCGGCAAAGGCCGGGCGGCGCCGTCGGCAGCAGCGGGGACCGAGGCGGTCATCGCGGGCAGGGCCAGGGCCACGGTTCTGGGGCCCGGGAGGTCTCCGTCTGCGGCGGTCACCCTCCCCATCCGTTCGAGCTCGCCGTACCTGGCGACCCGTCGTCCGCGGCATTTCTCTTGGCCGCGGCGGCGGCATTGCCCGGGTCGAGCGTCACCGCGATGAGTGTCTGCGCGAACCCGACACGCCTCGGGTTCATCCGGGTTCTAGCCGAGATGGGCGCGTCGGTGACCCTCGAGCCGCTGGACCTTGGCGGGCCTGAGCCCGTCGCGCACATCCGGGTCGAGCATAGCGGCCGCCTCGTGGGAGCACACGTTCCACACTCCGCGGTCCCAAGTATGATCGATGAAATCCCGATCTTCGCCGTCCTGGCATGCGTTGCCAGCTCCCCGTCTTCCATCAGCGGCATCGCAGAGCTCAGGGTCAAGGAAACGGACAGGGTTGCCGCCGTGATCGGAGAGCTCTCGAAAATGGGCGCTCACATCACCGAGGACGAGGACTCGCTCCACATCCACCCTTCGCGCCTTCGTGGGGCGCGCGTCTCGGCTCGCGGCGACCACCGAATGGCAATGGCGCTCGCGGTTGCGGGGCTCTTGGCAAGCGGCACTACGGTCGTGGAGGGCTGGGAATCGGCACGCGTCTCATACCCGGGATTCCTTGACGCATTAGTCAGCCTGGGCGCGGGGGGTGCGGCGCGGGAAGACACGCCCGCGACCTGA
- a CDS encoding prephenate dehydrogenase/arogenate dehydrogenase family protein, translating to MAARGITKSGSSPSGRASLGSSGGACAAVEYNSSEPPTSRETMGYVIGDASSNDTGDPRNRPGVTKTRAFVIGVGLVGGSIAMALRASGRYEVNGFDVNPVSLRRAVECGALDGAADSLGGAREADIVLVATPLLAMPQVFAELGRCLKDGDARRAQSLPVVTDVGSAKCYVLALAREHLAPVVPFVGGHPMAGSETSGVDHASPDMVRGCLYVLTPAEWTSEAAVRVVARACEAAGSIPSIMDPADHDAMVAATSHLPLIIAACLARVVEERSVGLPSIWDLAASGFRDTTRLASGDPEMGTGMLVANAARILDAMDDFQRKFDEVRALVAASADTSPASCVDMARRFLAEARASRQAWLERTRFPAI from the coding sequence GTGGCCGCGCGAGGAATCACGAAATCCGGCAGCTCGCCGAGCGGGCGGGCGTCTCTCGGGTCGTCCGGGGGCGCGTGCGCCGCGGTCGAGTACAACAGCAGCGAGCCGCCGACTTCGAGAGAGACAATGGGATACGTGATCGGCGACGCGTCCTCGAATGACACGGGCGACCCGCGGAATCGACCAGGCGTCACAAAGACCAGGGCGTTTGTCATAGGTGTTGGCCTTGTAGGCGGCTCCATCGCAATGGCGCTTCGGGCATCGGGGCGCTACGAAGTGAACGGGTTCGATGTCAACCCCGTCTCTCTCCGTCGCGCCGTCGAGTGCGGCGCGCTGGATGGGGCCGCGGACTCTCTTGGCGGCGCCCGCGAAGCCGACATCGTTCTCGTGGCGACGCCGCTTCTCGCGATGCCACAAGTGTTCGCCGAGCTCGGTCGCTGTCTTAAGGATGGGGATGCGCGCCGGGCGCAAAGCCTGCCTGTGGTCACGGACGTTGGCAGCGCGAAATGTTACGTGCTTGCGCTCGCACGCGAGCATCTTGCCCCCGTCGTTCCGTTCGTGGGTGGTCATCCGATGGCTGGGAGCGAGACAAGCGGCGTGGATCATGCGTCGCCTGACATGGTAAGGGGCTGCCTCTACGTGCTCACTCCCGCTGAATGGACCAGCGAGGCCGCCGTGAGGGTGGTCGCGAGAGCCTGCGAGGCGGCTGGAAGCATCCCGAGCATCATGGACCCCGCTGACCACGACGCGATGGTGGCCGCCACCAGCCACCTACCGCTTATCATCGCGGCCTGCCTGGCTCGAGTCGTTGAGGAGCGCTCCGTAGGCCTGCCCTCCATCTGGGACCTGGCCGCGAGCGGCTTTCGCGATACGACCCGCCTTGCGTCGGGTGATCCCGAAATGGGCACAGGCATGCTCGTCGCAAATGCTGCCCGCATCCTCGACGCAATGGACGACTTCCAGCGCAAGTTCGACGAGGTGCGCGCGCTCGTCGCCGCAAGCGCGGACACGTCGCCCGCATCGTGCGTCGACATGGCAAGGCGCTTTCTGGCTGAAGCAAGAGCCAGCCGGCAGGCATGGCTCGAAAGGACACGCTTTCCCGCGATCTAG
- the aroF gene encoding 3-deoxy-7-phosphoheptulonate synthase, translated as MVVVMRQKATEDEIQGVVRMAQNAGLQVHISRGEERTIVGLIGDVRRLDPDTVAFLPGVERVVRILQPFKLASREFMQTRSAVSVGGVLFGGETNEVPVIAGPCAVESEESMMRIARLVANAGATVLRGGAFKPRTSPYSFQGLGEPGLRILAKAREQTGLPVVTEVVSPQDVELVGAYADALQIGSRNMHNYVLLHEVGRQPKPVVLKRGMMSSIDEWLMAAEYVLSAGNNNVILCERGIRTFETSTRNTLDLSAVAVVKKLSHLPVIVDPSHATGRADMVVPMAMAAVACGADGLMVEVHDDPASALSDGPQSLTPDAFASMMRSLKPVAEAVGRRIALPSVCEASPGRGAAGKP; from the coding sequence ATGGTAGTCGTTATGAGACAGAAAGCAACGGAAGATGAGATCCAGGGCGTCGTGCGAATGGCACAAAACGCGGGTCTCCAAGTCCATATCTCCCGAGGTGAGGAGCGCACGATAGTTGGGCTCATAGGCGACGTGCGCCGCCTCGACCCAGATACAGTCGCGTTTCTGCCGGGGGTGGAGAGAGTGGTGCGGATCCTGCAACCGTTCAAGCTCGCGAGCAGGGAATTCATGCAGACGAGAAGCGCTGTTTCGGTCGGGGGCGTGCTCTTCGGCGGCGAGACTAACGAGGTTCCTGTGATCGCCGGCCCGTGCGCCGTCGAAAGCGAGGAATCGATGATGCGCATCGCGCGCCTCGTGGCCAACGCGGGAGCGACCGTCCTCCGCGGCGGAGCGTTCAAGCCGCGCACGTCGCCATATTCCTTCCAAGGGCTTGGCGAGCCCGGGCTCCGCATCCTCGCAAAGGCGCGGGAGCAGACGGGCTTGCCCGTGGTCACCGAGGTCGTGTCGCCTCAGGATGTTGAGCTCGTGGGCGCATACGCGGACGCCCTCCAGATAGGCTCCAGGAACATGCACAACTATGTGCTCCTTCACGAAGTCGGACGCCAGCCGAAGCCCGTGGTTCTCAAGCGGGGGATGATGTCCTCGATCGACGAGTGGCTGATGGCTGCGGAGTACGTTCTATCGGCGGGGAACAACAACGTGATCCTGTGCGAGCGCGGCATACGTACTTTCGAGACGTCCACCAGGAATACCCTTGACCTCTCGGCGGTCGCTGTAGTGAAAAAGCTGAGCCATCTTCCTGTCATAGTAGACCCCAGCCACGCAACAGGACGCGCGGACATGGTCGTCCCCATGGCGATGGCTGCCGTGGCATGCGGAGCCGACGGGCTCATGGTCGAGGTACACGATGACCCTGCGTCGGCCCTCTCGGACGGGCCGCAGTCACTTACGCCAGACGCTTTCGCTTCCATGATGCGCAGTCTCAAGCCTGTGGCTGAAGCCGTTGGGCGCCGGATCGCCTTGCCCTCCGTATGTGAGGCTTCACCCGGGCGCGGGGCGGCGGGCAAACCCTGA
- the aroH gene encoding chorismate mutase has product MFAIRGAVAPVANSRDGVFQATTELLDAIVARNHLELENVVFAFFTVTPDLDAAFPAAAARALGWSSVPMMCAVEIPVKAALRACIRVLLLCRARASGGSKREGPLRTPLAQSCPRCGGRCPMPLARRLVDGRRRRRHRNSLVSGAVGVTRSRPTHVYLGEAAALRPDLSTVPRDT; this is encoded by the coding sequence ATCTTCGCAATCCGAGGGGCCGTCGCCCCCGTCGCAAACAGCAGGGACGGCGTGTTTCAGGCCACGACCGAGCTCCTCGACGCCATCGTCGCCCGAAACCACCTCGAGCTCGAGAACGTCGTGTTCGCATTCTTCACCGTCACCCCGGACCTCGATGCTGCATTTCCCGCTGCAGCCGCGAGGGCCCTGGGATGGAGCTCGGTCCCGATGATGTGCGCGGTGGAGATCCCGGTGAAGGCTGCGCTTCGGGCGTGCATAAGGGTGCTTTTGCTGTGCCGGGCTCGTGCGTCGGGCGGCTCGAAGAGAGAGGGGCCGCTTCGCACACCTCTCGCGCAGTCGTGCCCGCGCTGTGGCGGCCGCTGTCCCATGCCCCTTGCGCGCAGGCTCGTCGATGGGCGCAGGCGTCGCCGTCACAGAAATTCCCTCGTCTCCGGTGCAGTGGGGGTGACGCGTTCACGCCCAACCCACGTTTACCTGGGCGAGGCCGCTGCTCTCCGGCCCGACTTAAGTACCGTGCCACGGGACACCTGA
- a CDS encoding hut operon positive regulator HutP: MQGSDSYHGNEHEKARPSAAAARAAVQIAMSTSRDQERDMKRAFLDAGIRAAAVDIGGPFIQSIARTVENVLVAAKREGVIQSSHPHEGAVTGAAREALAQLMPRAAGFNVGGKVGVARCGEHLSVAVFLEIGLLHLDDVGLAVAHRAVPAADAG; the protein is encoded by the coding sequence ATGCAGGGATCGGATTCTTATCACGGGAACGAGCACGAGAAGGCCCGCCCGAGCGCCGCAGCGGCGAGGGCAGCGGTGCAGATCGCGATGTCAACGTCGCGTGATCAGGAACGCGACATGAAACGCGCCTTCCTGGACGCAGGGATAAGGGCAGCAGCCGTGGACATTGGCGGGCCCTTCATTCAATCCATCGCACGCACCGTCGAAAACGTCCTCGTCGCGGCGAAACGCGAGGGCGTCATACAATCGTCGCATCCGCACGAGGGAGCCGTGACAGGCGCGGCGCGTGAAGCGCTCGCCCAACTCATGCCGAGGGCAGCCGGCTTCAACGTCGGAGGCAAGGTCGGTGTAGCCCGGTGTGGTGAGCACTTGTCAGTGGCGGTCTTCCTTGAGATCGGCCTCCTCCACCTCGACGACGTTGGGCTCGCGGTGGCGCACAGAGCCGTGCCAGCCGCTGATGCGGGCTAA